A portion of the Gossypium arboreum isolate Shixiya-1 chromosome 8, ASM2569848v2, whole genome shotgun sequence genome contains these proteins:
- the LOC108469640 gene encoding syntaxin-22, with the protein MSFQDLEAGRPFASRQNMINGKQDASQAVASGIFQINTAVSTFQRLVNTLGTPKDTPELREKLHKTRLHIGQLVKDTSAKLKQASETDHHAEVSTSKKITDAKLAKDFQAVLKEFQKAQRLAAERETSYSPFVPQSALPASYTADEMDAGSNKSAEQRALLVERRQEVVLLDNEIAFNEAIIDEREQGIQEIQQQIGEVNEIFKDLAVLVHEQGTMIDDIGTHIENSQAATSQAKSHLVKAAKSQRSNSSLACLLLVIFGIVLLIVIIVLAA; encoded by the exons ATGAGCTTTCAAGATCTGGAGGCTGGACGGCCATTTGCGTCGAGGCAAAACATGATCAACGGAAAGCAAGACGCTTCGCAAGCTGTGGCTTCTGGCATTTTCCAAATCAACACCGCCGTCTCCACATTCCAGCGACTCGTCAATACCCTTGGCACTCCCAAGGACACCCCTGAGCTCCGAGAAAAACT GCATAAAACAAGGCTACATATTGGGCAATTGGTGAAGGACACTTCAGCTAAACTTAAACAAGCTAGTGAAACCGATCACCATGCTGAAGTTAGC ACAAGCAAAAAGATAACAGATGCCAAACTTGCAAAAGATTTTCAAGCAGTTTTGAAAGAGTTTCAGAAGGCTCAACGGCTTGCAGCTGAAAGAGAAACTTCATATTCCCCTTTTGTTCCCCAGTCAGCTCTTCCTGCAAG CTACACGGCAGATGAGATGGATGCAGGTTCTAATAAAAGTGCTGAACAGCGAGCCCTTCTTGTTGAAAGAAG ACAAGAGGTCGTGCTGTTGGATAATGAGATTGCATTTAATGAGGCTATCATTGATGAAAGAGAACAAGGAATTCAAGAAATTCAGCAGCAAATTGGTGAGGTGAACGAGATCTTCAAAGATCTTGCTGTGCTAGTTCATGAGCAGGGAACTATGAttg ATGACATCGGGACCCATATTGAAAATTCCCAGGCTGCCACTTCACAGGCAAAATCCCATCTCGTGAAAGCCGCAAAGAGCCAGAGATCAAATTCTTCTCTG GCATGCTTGCTCCTGGTGATATTCGGAATTGTGCTTCTGATAGTGATCATAGTACTGGCAGCCTAA
- the LOC108468440 gene encoding uncharacterized protein LOC108468440 produces MSHDHRKLDAKSICNCIMPLVKDSPIIPLSTLIANMQSRFQYRVSYRKAWWAKQMAMQQLYGDWEESYNELQSWISAMVEYVPGTVVDLQTLPYRGPNGELELGKRVFRRLFWTFDPFVRAFSHWKPVVQVDGTWLYGKYTQILLIAVAQDGNGNVLPIAFAIVESENSESWAYFIRNLRRHVVRQDNICIISDRSKGLIAAIRQSEVPWRLATLMPKMGLKQAKQLEAGHVYVEKIRDAMKDKTQRARLMNVELYSRNLETFRVTEYISRRSGIPPRSYGVDLRNRRCECGMFQALWYPCAHVVAACATYSLNVKQYINDVYTLERTLHIWGNEFPVLRDISTWEVQSPAFEMLPDQSLRRRVKGRPTITRIRNDMDVKEQVDPKLCTICRTVGHNRSKCPHGNVYTGQSSRSERN; encoded by the exons ATGTCTCACGACCACCGAAAATTGGATGCCAAAAGTATTTGCAACTGCATCATGCCACTGGTGAAAGATAGCCCAATCATTCCTTTGTCGACATTGATTGCAAACATGCAATCTCGATTTCAGTACAGAGTGTCATACAGGAAAGCGTGGTGGGCGAAACAAATGGCCATGCAACAATTGTACGGCGACTGGGAGGAGTCATACAATGAACTTCAGAGTTGGATTTCAGCAATGGTAGAGTATGTCCCAGGAACTGTCGTGGACTTGCAAACATTACCTTATAGAGGCCCTAATGGAGAATTGGAACTTGGAAAAAGAGTGTTTCGTCGACTGTTCTGGACTTTCGATCCATTTGTTAGGGCCTTCTCCCACTGGAAACCGGTAGTGCAAGTTGATGGAACATGGCTTTATGGAAAATACACGCAGATACTTCTGATTGCGGTTGCACAAGACGGTAATGGAAATGTACTACCAATTGCTTTTGCCATCGTAGAATCGGAGAACTCTGAATCATGGGCATATTTCATTCGAAACTTACGGAGACATGTTGTCAGGCAAGACAACATTTGCATTATATCTGACAGATCGAAGGGTCTTATTGCTGCAATTCGACAATCGGAGGTTCCGTGGAG GTTAGCAACCTTAATGCCAAAAATGGGGTTGAAACAAGCAAAACAGTTAGAGGCAGGACACGTGTACGTCGAAAAAATCAGAGATGCCATGAAAGATAAAACTCAAAGGGCTAGGTTGATGAATGTAGAACTATATTCTCGAAATTTGGAAACTTTTCGAGTGACAGAGTATATCAGTCGTCGGTCAGGGATCCCGCCACGGTCCTATGGAGTTGATCTCCGAAACAGGCGGTGTGAGTGCGGGATGTTCCAAGCACTATGGTACCCGTGTGCGCATGTGGTTGCAGCTTGTGCTACCTATAGTTTGAATGTCAAACAATATATCAATGATGTATACACACTTGAACGTACGTTGCATATTTGGGGTAACGAGTTCCCTGTATTAAGGGATATATCGACATGGGAAGTGCAATCGCCTGCATTCGAGATGTTGCCTGATCAGTCACTACGTAGGAGAGTCAAAGGTAGACCGACAATAACGAGGATTCGAAACGACATGGATGTAAAAGAACAAGTCGATCCAAAGCTTTGCACCATATGTAGAACAGTTGGCCACAATCGGAGCAAATGTCCCCATGGAAACGTCTACACTGGCCAATCTTCACGGTCTGAAAGAAATTAA